The following are encoded together in the Chaetodon auriga isolate fChaAug3 chromosome 4, fChaAug3.hap1, whole genome shotgun sequence genome:
- the LOC143318932 gene encoding uncharacterized protein LOC143318932 has translation MSSERVPAVETRLHHLSTRFDPETAAVVTILLGLFQVLLSVLLAYADETLPKLFILPLVSGILIVAGGSFTMASKRNPSKLLLRGCACSNMVGLLGAMLAFFLYCYSLSISRNELCVPIPHDYDGYRRSYYGCPRGALAAYCWSVTLLLLLYDSGAVVLHCLLSISAFKALKTD, from the exons ATGTCCTCTGAGAGGGTGCCAGCAGTTGAAACCAGATTACATCACCTGTCCACCAGGTTTGACCCTGAAACAGCTGCG gtggTGACCATTCTGTTGGGGCTGTTCCaggtgctgctgtctgtcctgctcGCTTATGCCGATGAAACTCTACCAAAACTCTTCATACTGCCACTTGTTTCAGGAATTTTA attgTGGCAGGAGGATCATTCACCATGGCCAGTAAGAGGAACCCCAGCAAACTACTG CTTCGAGGTTGTGCCTGCAGTAATATGGTTGGCCTGCTGGGGGCGATGCTTGCATTCTTCCTCTACTGTTACAGCCTCAGCATTTCACGCAATGAACTGTGTGTGCCCATTCCTCATGACTATGATGGCTACAGACGTTCATATTATGGTTGTCCCAGGGGAGCATTGGCG GCCTATTGCTGGAGTGTgacactgctgctcctgctctaCGACAGTGGGGCTGTGGTCTTGCACTGCCTCCTGTCTATCTCTGCCTTCAAAGCACTCAAAACagactaa